AACGATGATGCTCTGATCGGAATGATTGTATTATATATTTTCTTCAGATCGTGTCTGCTTTTGAGTCTAACATCACATCTTAATGGACGAAATCAACCATGTTACCATGCATAGAGAGGGAAAGCATTTTTGGGTAATGAAAAAAAGGATATGGGACATATACTAATCGAAAAACACTACATAGACCATCTGGAGGGATACGGATGAAGGAATGGAATATCCTTTTTACGAGTGCGGGAAGAAGGGTATCTCTTGTGAAAAATTTTAAAGAAACGTTAACGAAGTTAAATGTTGTCGGGAAAATTATAACGGCAGATTGCAAGGAAAATGCACCGGCAGCCTTTGTAGCAGATATACATGAATTGGTTCCCAGTGTGACAGATAATCATTATATCGACCATTTAAAAAGGATATGCGTCGATCACAATATACGATTGATCATTCCGTTAATTGATACGGAGCTTTTACGATTGGCCTTGCATAAAAAGGAATTTGCAGAAATGGGTGTGACGGTTCTCGTGTCTTCGCCAGAGGTCAACGAGATTTGTTTCGATAAGAGGAAAACTGGAGAATTTTTTCGAAGGATTGGTGTACAAACACCTGAAATTTACGATGCGGAAGAGATCTTGTCCACGGGCGCGGCAAACTATCCGTATCTGATGAAACCGGCATATGGCAGTGGAAGTATCGGGGTCACAAAGATCAACAACGCAAAAGAGTTGAGTTTTTTTAAAGATTATATCCCCAATGCAATCGTACAGGAATTTATCATGGGCCATGAATATACATTGGATATTTTCGTCGACTTTGACAGCAATGTTCAAACGGTTGTCCCAAGGCTCCGCATGGAGACAAGAGCCGGCGAAGTCAGCAAAGGCATAACCGTAAAAAACCAAGAGCTGATCCATGCAGGGAAAAAAGTCGCGGGAGCACTTCCCGGTGCTGTCGGCTGTGTTACAGTGCAATGTTTTGTCACACCCAAAAATGAAATTAAGTTTATTGAGATAAATCCCAGATTTGGCGGAGGAGTTCCCTTATCCATCGCGGCGGGCGCCGATTTCCCATTATGGATCATGAAAATGATGTCAGGTGAGAAATTGAATCCCGCAATGGATGATTGGAAAGACGGTGTTGTCATGTTGAGGTATGATGAAGCAATCTTTATGAATCAGGATTTGGTGTGTTGATGGCCCTTGATTTTTTGCATAGGAATCACAACATAATAAAAACGCCTCATGCAAATTCATGGGCGCTTGCTGCATATGGAGTTGGATCCTTCCGTTATTCAATGGACCGTATTGGCACCTCGTTTGTTCGCAATGGATCGCCGGCAGTTAATTTTGTGGTGATTTTTATCAGATAGTTTGTACTTTCAAGCGTTTCTCGCACTTCGTTCAGTTCTTTTTCGATCAAAGTTTTTTTCTCTAATAGATTCGCATACTTTTGTTCTAATAATTGCACCACATCATTGAATCTCATTTGAGCACCTCCGCATTCGTATCGATCCATATGATTATTCCAGGATATTGAAAGTAGAACTCATAAAATTGCTGCCAAGGGCTTCTCCATTATTTAATTTAGCAGTAACCTGAACGAGATATTGAACTCCTTCAAGGGTTTTTTGCACTTCTTTTAATTCATTTTCTAAAGAAGTTTTTTTTTGATAGAGATCCCTGCGCTTATTCTCCAATACTTGCATCACATCATCCAGCTTCATTTGAGCACCTCCAAACTAGTATCTATCACTATTACTATTCGTATTCCAGAACCTAAAAAGTAGACCTATGATTTCTATTAAAATGTGTGTTCAAAAAGTGGTTAAGCAAGACACAAACCACATTGAGCGATCCAAATGAGTCTTTTGCAGCAGAGAAGAATAATACACACAATTTGTGAATAAAGTGTAGCACGTCTTACAATTACAAATTATTAACACATGTCACCGAAGCGCGAGATTGGATTCGGATCTGTTTCGCCGCCATGCAGGGGGGGAAGAACATCTTTGAAAACAAATAGACCTACGTTATTTCTCGATTCAGAGATGATCAAAAAGTTGCGTAAAGAAGTACAAAGGCCGTGGGAAAAGGATGAATTCTGGATGTTCTATGTCATGCGGAAATTTTCCATTTATATCAGCTACCCGCTTGTCAAAAAAACGGATATATCCCCCAATGCGCTGACCATCATCGGGATTTTGCTGGGATTGATCTCTGCAGCTTCTTATATGATCGGATCGCCTTTCTCGTTGCTGCTTGGATGTTTATTCTATCAGATGTGTTATTTCTTTGATTGTATCGACGGTGAAGTGGCGCGCCTTCGCAAAAAATCAAGCAAAGGCGGGGAATGGTTGGACATTGGACTCAATTATGCCATGGCTCTTTGCAACATAGCCGTAGTATTCGGGATGTTTCAATCGGATTCGTCCTTTATTCTGGGAATCATCCTCTTTGCAATGTTTATCATAACGTTTTCCATGATTCTGTCTTCCGAAGGGGCATTGCTTGTCTTTCATCAATCGGCCTCGACTGCCACAGTTTCCATGAGGAAAAAAAACAAATGGACGGATTTGTTTGTTTTTCTATTTATGACAGACATCGGATTTCATTGTGGGATTTTGCTTTTCAGTTGGATTTGGCTGTTTTGGGGATTCAAGGAACCTCTGCTGCTTTGGATTGTTTACTATATTTTCATCAGCTTCATGAAAGCCATTTATAAATTAAAAGCAAGTATTCGCTACATGGAATGATAGGGAAACCAATACAAGTGGGGGACAGGAATATGCCAAAAGATTTGGAGGGCACAAAAATAGATGTAGCCGATATTCGATATCATTCCATCCAGTCGATAGAAACCGTACAGTTTTTCCTCATGGAACATAAAAAACCAACGGTGCGGCCGGTTCGATTCGGTACAAAAGCGGAAACGCTGCAAGTTCTGTACGAACGCCTGATGTGCGCTTGTGTATTGCCGCAAATTTGTTTTTCAGTGCGGGAATGGCGGGAAGACGAAACAACAATCCTGTCAAACGTGTTGACAAGCGGTTGGCTGCAAGAAAAGGTGATTGTCCGCAGCAGCGCACTTTCGGAAGATCATGCCGATGAATCGCTTGCCGGCAAATACAGCTCGATTGGTTCCGTACAAAATGAAGAGGAACTGATCCGGGCCATTTCGCTTGTCATCGATTCTTATGGCGATTCTGACGCGGAAGATCAAATCCTGATTCAACCGATGCTGAGTGCAGTGACAATGAGCGGTGTGGCTTTCAGCAGAGATCCGAATACGGGAGCTCCCTATTATGTGATCAATTATGACGATGTGACGGGAAGCACAAGCAGTGTAACAGCTGGGCACTCGAATCATTTAAAAACGGCGTATCTGTACAAATACTACAACGGCAAAACCGGTTTCTCCCATGAGATCCTGAAAATTGCCGAATTAATGCGGGAATTGGAAAAGCTGTTTGGCACGGATCGTATCGATATAGAATTTGCCTGGTCTGGCGGTCAACTTTATTTGCTGCAGGTACGACCGCTGGTTTTGCATGCGCAGCCTTGCGAAGAGGAGTTGGAATCCGCTTTGCAACGCATTTCAAACAAAGTGAACATGTGGAACCACACACATCCGTATTTGCATGGTACGAAAACTGTTTTTGGCGTAATGCCAGACTGGAATCCGGCCGAAATCATCGGAATCCGTCCTCGTCCATTGGCGCGAAGTCTTTATAAGAAAGTCGTGACTGACAGGATTTGGGCTCAACAACGATTTGATTATGGATATAAAAACGTGCACAATTTTCCGCTTATGATCGACTTTTGCGGATTGCCGTATATCGATGTTCGGGTAAGTTTCAATTCCTTTTTGCCGGCTGGCTTGAATGAGCCGCTGTCTGAAAAATTGGTCAATTACTACCTGGACCGATTGATTGAATCACCCAATACACATGACAAAGTAGAGTTTGAGATTGTTATCTCTTGTTATACGTTCGACTTATCGAAAAAGCTGGAGAATTTGAAAAAGCATGGATTTGAGCAATGGGAATTGAGCGAATTTCAAGATCGCCTGCGCCCCCTGACCAATCGAATTATCGGCCGCAATGGCTTGTGGAAGGAAGACATCCGCAAAATTGAATTACTTAAAGATCGTTATCAAAATGTGATCGAAAGCAATCTTGATTCGATTGCTAAAATATACTGGCTTTTGGAGGATTGCCAATCCTATGGAACACTGCCGTTTGCGGGCTTGGCCCGAGCCGGATTTATCGCGGTACAACTCATACAGTCACTCGTACAGGTGGGGGCTTTAAGCAAACATGACTATGACAGTTTTATGAATTCACTGTGTACGGTAAGCTCAAAAATGTTTAGCGATTTTCAAATGCTTGATAAAGAAGAGTTCTTAAAGGAGTATGGTCATTTGCGCCCGGGCACATACGACATATTATCGCCACGATATGATGAAGACTCGGACTATTACTTCAATTGGGAGAGAAAGGTAAATAAAAAGAGGGAAGACACTGCAACGTTTCAACTGGCTCCTTCGCAGAAAGCAACAATCAATCAGTTGTTGCAACAACATGGAATCAAGCACGATTCGGACAGTCTGTTCGATTTTATCAAAGGTGCGATTGAGGGCAGGGAATACGCCAAATTTGTCTTCAGCAAATCGTTAAGCGAGGCGATCTCCTTGTTCAAGGAGTTTGCCTGTGGGCATGGTTTTACAATGGAAGAAGCCTCGTATGCCAACATTTCCTGCATTTACGATCTGTACGGATCGTGCAACAACGCAGAGGAGAAACTGTATCGTTCCATTCAGGAAGGAAGAGAAAAGCACAGACTCACGAAACAGTTGCTGCTTCCCCCGCTTATCACAAATGAAATCGACGTTTGGGCGTTCGAGGTTCCTCCTTTTGAACCAAACTTTGTCACGCAAAAGACTGCTAAAGGGACAGTCTCGTTTGTTTCCGACAAGGAGAAACTGGAAAACACCATTCTCTTCATTGAAAGCGCCGATCCGGGATACGACTGGATCTTTACGAAAGGCATTGCAGGTTTCATCACATTGTATGGAGGAGCGAATTCCCATATGGCGATTCGGGCTGGCGAGCTTGGCATTCCAGCGGTGATTGGAGCGGGGGAATCTCTATACAGACGCTGGTCGGCAGCAGAAGTAATTGAACTGGATTGCATGAATCGACACGTGCGGATTCTTCGATGAAGTCGATGAAGTCGATGAAGTGTGCAAATGTAAAACAAAGAATTACCGTAATTTCCCACGAAGAATAGGGGTGTTATATTTGAAGGCAATCGTCTTGGCAGCCGGTAGAGGCAGTCGTTTGAAACATTTGACCGACACGCAACCCAAATGTCTTGTTGCGATACAAGGGAAACCGCTTTTGCATTGGCAAACACAATCTTTATTGGCTGCAGGTATAGAAAACATCGCAGTGGTTCGCGGTTATCGAAAGGAACAAATTGATTTTCCCGGATTCATCTATTTTGATAATGAGCGATGGGCAGAAACCAATATGGTCAGGTCGATGTTATGTGCCGACTCTTGGCTGGCCTCCAACGAATGCATAATCAGCTACTCAGATCTGATATATCCGCCGGAAGTGGTGGAAACGTTAAAACGCCTAAATGGCGACATTGGGATAACGTATGATCCCAATTGGCTGAATCTTTGGAACGAACGATTTGCAGATCCCCTGATGGATGCCGAAACATTTGATATCAACGACAACGGTGAGCTGATGGAAATCGGCCGACGAGTCTTTCATGTTTCGAAAATAAAAGGGCAGTATATGGGGCTTTTAAAATTTACGCCCGAGGGTTGGAGTGAAATAAAAAACTACCTTTGCAGATTGGAATCATACGTGATCGATCATCTGGATATGACTTCACTTTTGTCCTGTCTGATAGAAGCCGGGATCACCGTTCAAACGGTTTCTATTAAAAATGATTGGTGGTACGAGATAGACACTATCCATGATTTTGAACTGGCCAACGCAAACATGAAGTGAAGGAACGATACAATCTTGTGTTCGTGCATACTTGATGTTTGGCATTCTATTTTTTGAGCTGTATTTGCATATAACGATAGAAGCAGTAATAAATTGTAAAGACAGAAAAAACAGACAATGTCAAAACAAGTTTGGACAAATCGTATGAAAATCCTGTGAGGCAAACGTCTTGGCAAAAACGATGTTTCGTTCGATTTGGGGATGCGATATTCGGGGTGAAGCATGAACAATCAATGGCCGGCTTTGGATGTGCAAGCGAAATTCACAATTTCCGATTGGTTGGTTGTCGCATATGTGATTCTTCTGCCCATTCAATTTCGAACGCCGATTGGGTTGCGTTTCGCACCGTCTGATGTCTGTTTGCTGTTCTATTTTATGTTTGGATTGTTTCGCATCCAAATCGTCAAGTCAACGTGGAGTCTCTGGCACCTTGGCATGTTGCTCGTGTTTGCAATCGGAAATTATATCTCTCTTTTGCAAAACGGGTATTTGTCGCAATATGTTTTGCTGGAGAAAGACTTCGGCTTGCTTTTGTTATTTCTCAGCTATGTGATGATCGTCTCATTTACCACCGATTGGATCCGTTGCCGGCGGTTGGTTCAATGTTTTATTTTGAGCACAGTATTACAGAATATTGTTGCGATTGCCGCCTTTTTTCTTTTGAAAATAACTGGCTTTAATATCACATGGTTGAACTATGAATCATCCCGCCTTTCCGGTATGCTCGTAGACCCGAACGCGTACGGAGGTCTGCTGGTTCTGGCGTTCGCTCTGCACATCATGACTTCCGGAAAAACAAACCCCATTTTCACCAGGCGGTTTGGCGTATTCTGCACCGTTTCATTAGGAATCGGGATTTTGCTTACCTTTTCCCGCTCTGCTTGGATTGGACTAGTTACCATTGTATTGGTAGTTGCGTTGTTTCGGCCGATGTATGTATTGAGAATCGTAACAGTAGGCGTGTTCACCTTTGGGATTGTTTTGATCGTTTTGGGAAGCCGGTATCTTCCTGTGATTGAAAGCATGTCATTGCGAATCAAGCAGATTACCGCTCGTATGGACTATATATACACCGCCTTGAATCGATTTAAAGATCATCCGATTTTCGGTGTAGGTGTCGGCACATTTCAAGATCAATACAATTGGATTTTACATAATACAACCCTTTGGTTTCTTGCTGAATTCGGATTGGTTGGAATGGTGACGTTCCTGGGCTTTATTCTCTGGTTTTTTTACAAGGGTATGTCTGCATATCGTATAGCCGATGAAAATCAGAAACCACTTGTCTTTGGATTCATGCTTGGCCATCTGTCCATGTTTGGACTGTCGTTGGGGATCGAAGCACTTTATCAACGGCATTGGTGGCTGATCATGGGCCTTTTGGCTGCCAGTCATTTTTTAGGGAGCAAGGATCCACTCATATATTCACTACCAATCGGTGTAAGGAGGTCTACGAAAATGGATGATGCCCTTGACTTGCGGCAACTTTTGAAAATTATCCGCGATCGGATTTGGCTGATCCTCTTGATCACGATCGCGATCACTCTGTTGGCCGGGGTCGGCGGCCCTTATCTGCTAAAACCGCAATATCAAGCAAGCACTGAGATTTTGTTGAACATTTCAAGTCCGATGAATGGCAACTCACAAGGGAGTGTCACCCAATCCGAAATTGCATCAAATCTGATGTTGATCGAAACGTTCCGCACAGTCATCAAAAGCCCGCGCATTATGGAGCCGGCCTCAAAGCAGCTTGGAATACCGATCAATGCACTGATGAAGCAAGTGTCTGTCGATAATGTAACAAACTCTCAAGTGTTATCGATCGTTGCCAAGGATTCGAATCCCAAAGAAGCGATGCGGATCGCCAACACCGTTGCAAATATTTTCGAAAACCAAATTACCAAGCTGATGAAAGTAGACAATGTGAGTGTGCTGAACCCGGCGAATATGACGAAACAAGTGTGGCCAATGCCTTTTCTTACTTCTGCAATCGCTTTTGTTTTTGGATTGATTGTGTCGATCGGGGGAGTCCTCTCCAAGGAATACTTCGATACAAGATTGCGGACGGAACAAATTATTGTAAAGCATCTTGGCTTGCCGATCATCGGAAAGGTACCTGTGATCGATACGAATTTGAAAAGAACAACAAGAAAACCGCATGGTGAATGATCAGATGATGGCAACGGCAGGCGAGAACAAAGGAGGCGAGAACAAACGAATGAAAAAAAAGCCCTATGATATCAATCGGAAATTGATTTCATTTCGCAATCCGGATTCACCGACGGTCGAATCATTCCGCAGCATTCGAACCAATATTCGTTTTGCCAGTCAAGGCCGCGAAGTGAGAACCATTTTGGTAACGAGTGCGAATGAGAACGAGGGAAAATCACTGATCTGTTCCAATTTGGCTGTTGTGATGGCGCAAAATAATACAAAAACACTCTATGTGGATGCGGATATGCGTAAACCAAACGGCCACCATGCGTTTCGGCTGTCGAATGACAAGGGGCTTAGTACGTACCTGTCTTGCGAGCACTCCTTCGAAGAGATTCTGCAATACACTGTCGTTCCGTACGTATCTGCCGTTACGGCCGGACAGATTCCCAAGAATCCCCTTGAACTTCTGGAAACTGAATATGTCAATCATTTTCTAAAAGAGGCTGCCAAATGTTTTGAAGTTGTAATCATCGATAGTCCGCCATTAATTGTCTCAGATGCCCTGCTTTTGGCTTCAAAAGCAGACGGATGCGTTCTGGTCGTCGATGCGAAGAATACCAAGCGGGAAGATGGGGAAAAAGCGGTTGAAAAGCTGCGCAGCGCCAATGCGAACATTCTGGGCGTAGTCTTAAATAACACGAAAGAGAAACAGTACTATTACTAAGAGGATCGGAAACATGAATATTGGATTTTTGAAAATCATAAAAAGCCGGGTCCGGTTGATGGAGGATCAAGACTATAAGGAATGGATCAAAAACTCCGGTGTCAGTTTTTTGTTGCGCCTTGTTTCCTTCCTGCTGCTCAACGCATTGAGCTTTTATATCGCCAAAGTCTATGGAGCGGCGGAACTGGGCGTCTATTCGCTTTCGTTTTCGATCTTGAGCATTAGCCTTGTCGTCGTGCTGATTGGAACAGATACGGCCGTAATACGCATGGTTTCTGAACATGCCGGCAATGGTGGCGCCGGGGTTGCCGCTAAAATCGTAAACAGAGTCTTGCAACTGGTTCTTCCGGTTTCAGTTGCGGCAGGTGCAATACTCTATCTGCAGAGCGATTGGCTTGCGCATTTCGTTTTTCCCGGAACATTATCGGCCGGCGCCATTCAAATCGTCGCGTTGATCTTGCCCTTTTTCGCGCTTTCGCGGCTGCATGCTGCCGCCTTTCGGGCATTGCAGCATTTCGCACATTCGATCCTGTTTGAAATTATCTGGATTCGCTTTGGCTACTTGGGATTGATGATGCTTGCGACAGGGATAATTGGAAAAAGGAATTCGATTGTTCTTGCAACATTGGCCATCATTGTCGTCGGCAATGGAATATGGAGCATCACGGCTTGGCGCTTGAAGATGTGTAAGGGAAACCGCTCCGGAAGCCTTGAGCATACGTATGAAAAACCAGGTTTGAAGCAGATTCTGGCGTTGTCGGCTCCGATGTATTTGACATCCTCCATGTATGTGCTCATGGACTGGACGGATTCATTGATGATCGGTATTTTCGGCAGTGCGGAAGATGTCGGCGTCTACAACCTGATCGCGAAATTATCCATATTGACCTGTTTTGCCACAGAATCTATCAATACATTTCTTGTGCCCAAATTCAGCGAATTGTTTTGGGGGGACAAACAGGCGGATCTGCAGAAAATGATTCGCTTTTCGACAAAACTGGGGTTCTGGACATCCGTACCGGTCATTCTTTTGACCGTATTGTTTGCACCCTATTTTTTGCCGCTCTTTGGAGCCAAGTTTACAACAGGCACTACAGCATTGATTCTCCTGTGTTTTGGCCAATTGGTCAATTCTTTGACAGGCAGTGTCATTCCATTGTTGAACATGACAGGGCATCAAAAGAAATCGAAAAACATTCTGCTTGTTTCGACTATTTCCAACGTTATACTGAATCCGCTGTTGATTCCGATATTCGGCATGGCAGGAGCGGCGCTTGCCACTGCGGTCAGCATTGCGATACGGGATGTGGCTGCTTCGTACTGTACGTGGCGAATTTTTCGGTTTCCGACTTGGTATCCTTCTTTTCTGGCCAATGTGGTTTCATTGCACCGGATGGAAGCTGAATGATACATGATTCAGCATGCAGGGACAGGGGGGATTCGCAAGATGGGCAGAAGAGGAGTGGGACCGCACGAAGGAGACCGGGACATTCATCATTTCTTTGGATTTTGAATTGTATTGGGGGGTTCGCGACAAGTGTCCGATCGAACGTTACAGCGGCCATTTGCAGGGTGCCCGATTGGCAGTCCCGGCCATGCTGGAACTGTATAAGGCATATGATGTTCATGTAACGTGGGCAACCGTAGGGTTTCTGTTTTGCCGGAACAAACGGGAACTGCTGCAACGTTTGCCCAAGCGGCAACCTGCATATGAAGAGCAACGGCTCTCGCCATATCCCGAACTGCATCAAATCGGCCAATCAGAACTGGACGACCCGTTTCATTATGCTCCATCCTTGATCCAACTCATCCGTTCCTGCCCGCATCAGCACATTGGCACACACACCTTTTCGCATTATTATTGCTTGGCGCCCGGACAGGATGTTTATACGTTTCAGGCGGATGTAACCGCCGCGATTCAGGTTGCCGGAGAGTGGGGCATCAAGATCGGCAGTCTGGTTTTTCCCCGCAATCAGATAAATGAAGAGTATTTGGCCGCATGTGCGGAAATGGGGATTGCATGTTATCGGGGAAATGAAAGCACATGGCAGTATGAAGCGGACGGATATGGGCGCAATTCTTTGCTCAAACGGGCGCTGCGAGTGGCCGACAGCTACTTGAATCTTTCCGGCCATCACTGTGTTTCCCTGGAAGACATACATAAGAGCTACCCCTTCAATATTCCGTCCAGCAGATTCTTGCGGCCCTATTCGACGCGGCTGCGAGTGTTGGAACCTTTAAAACTCAGACGTATTTTTTCCGGCATGACATTTGCCGCAAAGCATGGACTTGTGTATCACATCTGGTGGCATCCACACAATTTTGGGGTGAATCTGACAGAAAATATAAATTCCCTGCATAAGATCCTCAAGCACTATAAAAAATTGCAAGAACGATACGGAATGAAGAGTCTCAGCATGGAGGAATTATCGGAACAAATCCTAACGCAGGCTCCCTTGGGCAAACCGGTTGAGGAAATGAGAAGGGGTTGTATCCTATGAGAATACCTTTGTCTAGCCCGGATATTACCGAATTGGAAAAAGATCTTGTGATGGAGGTGCTTGATTCCGGACAATTGGGGTTAGGTCCGAAAGCAAAACAGTTTGAAGAACAACTGTCCGAATATATTGGCAGCCGTTTCGCGATCGCCTGCAACAGTGGAACGAGCGCCTTGCATATGTTGATCCGCGCATTGGGCATTCGTGATGGAGATGAAGTGATTACGACACCCTTCAGTTTTGTGGCTTCCAGCAATTGTATTTTATTTGAGCGGGCCAAGCCAGTGTTTATCGATATCGATGAGAAAACATTGAATATGGATGTTACACAG
Above is a window of Fodinisporobacter ferrooxydans DNA encoding:
- a CDS encoding ATP-grasp domain-containing protein, encoding MKEWNILFTSAGRRVSLVKNFKETLTKLNVVGKIITADCKENAPAAFVADIHELVPSVTDNHYIDHLKRICVDHNIRLIIPLIDTELLRLALHKKEFAEMGVTVLVSSPEVNEICFDKRKTGEFFRRIGVQTPEIYDAEEILSTGAANYPYLMKPAYGSGSIGVTKINNAKELSFFKDYIPNAIVQEFIMGHEYTLDIFVDFDSNVQTVVPRLRMETRAGEVSKGITVKNQELIHAGKKVAGALPGAVGCVTVQCFVTPKNEIKFIEINPRFGGGVPLSIAAGADFPLWIMKMMSGEKLNPAMDDWKDGVVMLRYDEAIFMNQDLVC
- a CDS encoding CDP-alcohol phosphatidyltransferase family protein, producing the protein MKTNRPTLFLDSEMIKKLRKEVQRPWEKDEFWMFYVMRKFSIYISYPLVKKTDISPNALTIIGILLGLISAASYMIGSPFSLLLGCLFYQMCYFFDCIDGEVARLRKKSSKGGEWLDIGLNYAMALCNIAVVFGMFQSDSSFILGIILFAMFIITFSMILSSEGALLVFHQSASTATVSMRKKNKWTDLFVFLFMTDIGFHCGILLFSWIWLFWGFKEPLLLWIVYYIFISFMKAIYKLKASIRYME
- a CDS encoding PEP/pyruvate-binding domain-containing protein gives rise to the protein MPKDLEGTKIDVADIRYHSIQSIETVQFFLMEHKKPTVRPVRFGTKAETLQVLYERLMCACVLPQICFSVREWREDETTILSNVLTSGWLQEKVIVRSSALSEDHADESLAGKYSSIGSVQNEEELIRAISLVIDSYGDSDAEDQILIQPMLSAVTMSGVAFSRDPNTGAPYYVINYDDVTGSTSSVTAGHSNHLKTAYLYKYYNGKTGFSHEILKIAELMRELEKLFGTDRIDIEFAWSGGQLYLLQVRPLVLHAQPCEEELESALQRISNKVNMWNHTHPYLHGTKTVFGVMPDWNPAEIIGIRPRPLARSLYKKVVTDRIWAQQRFDYGYKNVHNFPLMIDFCGLPYIDVRVSFNSFLPAGLNEPLSEKLVNYYLDRLIESPNTHDKVEFEIVISCYTFDLSKKLENLKKHGFEQWELSEFQDRLRPLTNRIIGRNGLWKEDIRKIELLKDRYQNVIESNLDSIAKIYWLLEDCQSYGTLPFAGLARAGFIAVQLIQSLVQVGALSKHDYDSFMNSLCTVSSKMFSDFQMLDKEEFLKEYGHLRPGTYDILSPRYDEDSDYYFNWERKVNKKREDTATFQLAPSQKATINQLLQQHGIKHDSDSLFDFIKGAIEGREYAKFVFSKSLSEAISLFKEFACGHGFTMEEASYANISCIYDLYGSCNNAEEKLYRSIQEGREKHRLTKQLLLPPLITNEIDVWAFEVPPFEPNFVTQKTAKGTVSFVSDKEKLENTILFIESADPGYDWIFTKGIAGFITLYGGANSHMAIRAGELGIPAVIGAGESLYRRWSAAEVIELDCMNRHVRILR
- a CDS encoding phosphocholine cytidylyltransferase family protein codes for the protein MKAIVLAAGRGSRLKHLTDTQPKCLVAIQGKPLLHWQTQSLLAAGIENIAVVRGYRKEQIDFPGFIYFDNERWAETNMVRSMLCADSWLASNECIISYSDLIYPPEVVETLKRLNGDIGITYDPNWLNLWNERFADPLMDAETFDINDNGELMEIGRRVFHVSKIKGQYMGLLKFTPEGWSEIKNYLCRLESYVIDHLDMTSLLSCLIEAGITVQTVSIKNDWWYEIDTIHDFELANANMK
- a CDS encoding Wzz/FepE/Etk N-terminal domain-containing protein encodes the protein MNNQWPALDVQAKFTISDWLVVAYVILLPIQFRTPIGLRFAPSDVCLLFYFMFGLFRIQIVKSTWSLWHLGMLLVFAIGNYISLLQNGYLSQYVLLEKDFGLLLLFLSYVMIVSFTTDWIRCRRLVQCFILSTVLQNIVAIAAFFLLKITGFNITWLNYESSRLSGMLVDPNAYGGLLVLAFALHIMTSGKTNPIFTRRFGVFCTVSLGIGILLTFSRSAWIGLVTIVLVVALFRPMYVLRIVTVGVFTFGIVLIVLGSRYLPVIESMSLRIKQITARMDYIYTALNRFKDHPIFGVGVGTFQDQYNWILHNTTLWFLAEFGLVGMVTFLGFILWFFYKGMSAYRIADENQKPLVFGFMLGHLSMFGLSLGIEALYQRHWWLIMGLLAASHFLGSKDPLIYSLPIGVRRSTKMDDALDLRQLLKIIRDRIWLILLITIAITLLAGVGGPYLLKPQYQASTEILLNISSPMNGNSQGSVTQSEIASNLMLIETFRTVIKSPRIMEPASKQLGIPINALMKQVSVDNVTNSQVLSIVAKDSNPKEAMRIANTVANIFENQITKLMKVDNVSVLNPANMTKQVWPMPFLTSAIAFVFGLIVSIGGVLSKEYFDTRLRTEQIIVKHLGLPIIGKVPVIDTNLKRTTRKPHGE
- a CDS encoding CpsD/CapB family tyrosine-protein kinase, yielding MKKKPYDINRKLISFRNPDSPTVESFRSIRTNIRFASQGREVRTILVTSANENEGKSLICSNLAVVMAQNNTKTLYVDADMRKPNGHHAFRLSNDKGLSTYLSCEHSFEEILQYTVVPYVSAVTAGQIPKNPLELLETEYVNHFLKEAAKCFEVVIIDSPPLIVSDALLLASKADGCVLVVDAKNTKREDGEKAVEKLRSANANILGVVLNNTKEKQYYY
- a CDS encoding flippase, which produces MNIGFLKIIKSRVRLMEDQDYKEWIKNSGVSFLLRLVSFLLLNALSFYIAKVYGAAELGVYSLSFSILSISLVVVLIGTDTAVIRMVSEHAGNGGAGVAAKIVNRVLQLVLPVSVAAGAILYLQSDWLAHFVFPGTLSAGAIQIVALILPFFALSRLHAAAFRALQHFAHSILFEIIWIRFGYLGLMMLATGIIGKRNSIVLATLAIIVVGNGIWSITAWRLKMCKGNRSGSLEHTYEKPGLKQILALSAPMYLTSSMYVLMDWTDSLMIGIFGSAEDVGVYNLIAKLSILTCFATESINTFLVPKFSELFWGDKQADLQKMIRFSTKLGFWTSVPVILLTVLFAPYFLPLFGAKFTTGTTALILLCFGQLVNSLTGSVIPLLNMTGHQKKSKNILLVSTISNVILNPLLIPIFGMAGAALATAVSIAIRDVAASYCTWRIFRFPTWYPSFLANVVSLHRMEAE
- a CDS encoding polysaccharide deacetylase family protein produces the protein MQGQGGFARWAEEEWDRTKETGTFIISLDFELYWGVRDKCPIERYSGHLQGARLAVPAMLELYKAYDVHVTWATVGFLFCRNKRELLQRLPKRQPAYEEQRLSPYPELHQIGQSELDDPFHYAPSLIQLIRSCPHQHIGTHTFSHYYCLAPGQDVYTFQADVTAAIQVAGEWGIKIGSLVFPRNQINEEYLAACAEMGIACYRGNESTWQYEADGYGRNSLLKRALRVADSYLNLSGHHCVSLEDIHKSYPFNIPSSRFLRPYSTRLRVLEPLKLRRIFSGMTFAAKHGLVYHIWWHPHNFGVNLTENINSLHKILKHYKKLQERYGMKSLSMEELSEQILTQAPLGKPVEEMRRGCIL